A part of Quatrionicoccus australiensis genomic DNA contains:
- a CDS encoding glutathione S-transferase gives MKLIGSHTSPFARKVRIVLAEKKIDYDFEIDSPWLEESKVPTVNPLGKIPVLVLDDNTPLFDSRVIVEYIDNVTPNSKLFPAPNRERTEVKRWEALADGICDAGVAAFLEAKRPKKEQSASWIARQRDKITRSLAFMSSELGEKNFCMGTHFSLADIALGTALGYLSFRFPDINWQETHPNLDKLNAKLLQRPSFADTVPHD, from the coding sequence ATGAAGCTGATCGGCTCCCACACCAGCCCGTTTGCACGAAAAGTGCGGATCGTGCTGGCCGAAAAAAAGATTGACTACGATTTCGAAATCGACTCGCCCTGGCTCGAAGAGAGCAAGGTCCCGACTGTAAACCCGCTGGGCAAGATCCCCGTGCTGGTGCTGGACGACAACACGCCGCTGTTCGACTCCCGCGTCATCGTTGAATACATCGACAACGTCACCCCGAACAGCAAGCTCTTCCCGGCCCCGAATCGCGAACGCACCGAAGTCAAGCGCTGGGAAGCCCTCGCGGATGGCATCTGCGACGCCGGCGTCGCCGCCTTCCTCGAAGCCAAGCGCCCGAAGAAGGAACAGAGCGCCAGTTGGATCGCCCGCCAGCGCGACAAGATCACGCGCAGCCTGGCCTTCATGAGCAGCGAACTCGGCGAAAAGAACTTCTGCATGGGCACGCATTTCTCGCTCGCCGACATCGCGCTCGGTACGGCACTCGGCTACCTGAGTTTCCGCTTCCCCGACATCAACTGGCAGGAAACCCATCCCAACCTGGACAAGCTCAACGCCAAGCTGTTGCAGCGCCCCTCGTTCGCGGACACGGTGCCGCACGACTGA
- a CDS encoding NUDIX hydrolase encodes MIWKPHVTVAAVVQRDGKFLLVEEETDAGLAFNQPAGHLEEGESLLDAVVREALEETAYHFKPTHLVGIYNWKHPTKEDTTYLRFAFAGELRGYEAGRKLDDGIVAARWLTLDEVRATQARHRSPLILRCIEDALAGKAYPLDLLVHYA; translated from the coding sequence ATGATCTGGAAACCCCATGTGACCGTTGCCGCCGTTGTCCAGCGTGACGGCAAATTCCTGCTGGTCGAGGAAGAAACCGACGCTGGTCTGGCCTTCAACCAGCCGGCCGGCCACCTCGAGGAAGGCGAGTCGCTGCTTGACGCCGTGGTGCGCGAGGCGCTTGAGGAAACCGCTTACCATTTCAAGCCGACGCACCTGGTCGGGATCTACAACTGGAAGCATCCGACCAAGGAAGACACGACCTATCTGCGCTTTGCCTTTGCCGGCGAACTGCGTGGTTACGAGGCCGGGCGCAAGCTCGACGACGGCATCGTCGCGGCCCGCTGGCTGACGCTGGACGAGGTCAGGGCGACGCAGGCGCGGCATCGCAGCCCGCTGATCCTGCGTTGCATCGAGGATGCGCTGGCCGGCAAGGCGTATCCACTTGATCTGTTGGTGCATTACGCTTGA
- a CDS encoding EAL and HDOD domain-containing protein, translating to MSEAAADQLFLGRQPILDREQRLYAYELLFRNGSRNAADVTDGVQATATVIANAFSELGVEAALGNCRGFINIDEAFLFSDLIELLPKESVVLEILETVPPTPAVIERCKILKASGFTLALDDVIQLAPEFAELLSLVEIIKVDIQPLSRVEIMQLVMKLKPMGKILLAEKVDSREQMEQCLKLGFTLFQGYYFAKPTIIAGKKLDHSQLSLMKLMGLLLGDADTSELEEALKPEPGLTVNLLRMTNSVGAGSTETITSLRHAITVLGRRQLQRWLQLLVFSSGKQAGSTNPLLLMAATRGRLMELLAEEMQAGNNAFADHAFMVGIMSLMPALISLPIEEIIAPLGLAEEVREALTGSNPDNTLGNLLQITAACETGDLEILSKHLQKLSGISIKALNRAQTQALQWANGLNQPPA from the coding sequence TTGAGCGAAGCCGCTGCCGACCAACTCTTTCTCGGACGACAACCGATTCTTGACCGGGAGCAACGGCTTTACGCCTATGAACTCCTGTTCCGCAATGGCTCGCGCAATGCTGCCGACGTCACCGATGGCGTTCAGGCGACCGCGACCGTCATCGCCAATGCCTTTTCCGAACTGGGCGTCGAAGCGGCGCTGGGCAACTGTCGCGGTTTCATCAACATCGATGAAGCCTTCCTGTTCAGTGATCTGATCGAACTGCTGCCCAAAGAGTCGGTGGTTCTCGAAATCCTTGAGACAGTTCCGCCAACTCCGGCCGTCATCGAGCGCTGCAAGATACTGAAAGCGAGCGGCTTTACATTGGCCCTCGATGATGTCATCCAGCTCGCACCGGAATTTGCCGAGTTGCTGTCGCTGGTCGAAATCATCAAGGTCGATATCCAGCCGCTGTCTCGCGTCGAGATCATGCAGCTGGTGATGAAACTGAAACCGATGGGCAAAATCCTGTTGGCAGAAAAAGTGGATTCGCGCGAACAGATGGAACAATGCCTGAAACTTGGCTTTACGCTGTTTCAAGGCTACTACTTCGCCAAACCCACCATTATCGCCGGCAAGAAACTCGACCATTCGCAGCTTTCCTTGATGAAGCTGATGGGACTGCTGCTCGGCGATGCCGACACCAGCGAACTGGAAGAGGCACTGAAACCCGAGCCAGGCCTGACGGTCAACCTGCTGCGCATGACCAATTCAGTCGGCGCCGGCAGTACCGAAACCATTACCTCTCTGCGCCACGCCATCACCGTACTTGGCCGTCGCCAACTGCAACGCTGGCTGCAACTCCTGGTTTTCTCTTCCGGCAAGCAAGCCGGCTCGACTAATCCGCTACTGCTGATGGCAGCAACCCGCGGCCGCCTGATGGAATTGCTCGCCGAGGAAATGCAGGCCGGCAACAACGCCTTTGCCGATCATGCCTTCATGGTTGGCATCATGTCCCTGATGCCCGCGCTGATCAGTCTGCCGATCGAGGAAATCATTGCCCCGCTCGGCCTTGCCGAGGAAGTCAGGGAAGCACTGACCGGTTCAAATCCCGACAACACACTGGGCAACCTGCTGCAGATCACCGCCGCCTGTGAAACCGGCGACCTGGAGATACTGAGCAAACACCTGCAGAAACTTTCCGGCATCAGCATCAAGGCACTCAACCGTGCCCAGACGCAGGCGCTGCAGTGGGCAAACGGGCTGAATCAGCCCCCCGCCTGA
- the mnmA gene encoding tRNA 2-thiouridine(34) synthase MnmA has product MSEKTVVVGLSGGVDSSVAALLLKQQGWKVIGLFMKNWEDDDTEEYCSTRQDLIDVMSVADTIGIDVEVVNFAAEYRERVFAEFLREYQAGRTPNPDILCNSEIKFKAFLDHAMQLGADKIATGHYAGVREFNGEFQLLKAEDGTKDQSYFLYRLNQAQLSKTLFPLADIYKRDVRKIAESAGLHVATKKDSTGICFIGERPFKDFLSRYLPPKKGEIRRLDDGKVMGEHDGLMYHTIGQRKGLQIGGIKEKGRPGGGDHDAWFVAGKDMEKNVLYVVQGHDHPALLVDTLVAEQLSWVSGRAPHPHWVYTAKPRYRTVDQACEVETVDAESCEIRFAEPQWALTPGQSVVLYESRVCLGGGVIR; this is encoded by the coding sequence ATGTCTGAAAAAACTGTGGTGGTCGGCTTGTCCGGCGGTGTCGATTCCTCTGTCGCGGCCTTGCTGCTCAAGCAACAGGGCTGGAAGGTGATCGGCCTGTTCATGAAGAACTGGGAAGACGACGATACCGAGGAATACTGCTCGACGCGCCAGGACCTGATCGATGTGATGAGCGTCGCCGACACTATCGGCATCGATGTCGAGGTGGTCAATTTCGCGGCCGAATACCGTGAGCGCGTCTTTGCCGAATTCCTGCGCGAATACCAAGCCGGGCGCACGCCGAACCCGGACATCCTGTGCAATTCCGAAATCAAGTTCAAGGCCTTCCTTGATCACGCCATGCAGCTCGGCGCTGACAAGATCGCCACCGGCCATTACGCCGGCGTGCGCGAATTCAATGGCGAATTCCAGCTGCTCAAGGCCGAGGATGGCACCAAGGACCAGAGCTATTTCCTCTATCGCCTGAACCAGGCGCAGCTCTCGAAAACGCTGTTCCCGCTGGCCGACATCTACAAGCGCGACGTGCGCAAGATCGCCGAGTCGGCTGGCCTGCACGTCGCCACCAAGAAGGATTCGACCGGCATCTGCTTCATCGGCGAGCGGCCGTTCAAGGATTTTCTCAGTCGCTACCTGCCGCCCAAGAAAGGCGAGATCCGTCGTCTCGACGACGGCAAGGTGATGGGCGAGCATGATGGCCTGATGTACCACACCATCGGCCAGCGCAAGGGCCTGCAGATCGGCGGCATCAAGGAAAAGGGCCGGCCCGGCGGCGGTGACCACGACGCCTGGTTTGTCGCCGGCAAGGACATGGAAAAGAATGTGCTCTACGTCGTCCAGGGGCATGATCACCCGGCGCTGTTGGTTGATACGCTGGTTGCCGAGCAGTTGTCCTGGGTATCCGGGCGGGCGCCGCATCCGCATTGGGTATACACCGCCAAGCCGCGTTACCGTACGGTCGACCAGGCTTGCGAGGTCGAAACGGTTGATGCCGAAAGCTGTGAAATCCGCTTCGCCGAGCCGCAATGGGCGCTGACGCCGGGGCAGTCGGTGGTGCTTTACGAGAGCCGCGTCTGTCTGGGGGGCGGGGTCATTCGCTGA
- a CDS encoding zinc-finger domain-containing protein — MSDKKTIEVTAHDLPLHCPTPSVALWSQHPRVFLDVLKTGEVTCPYCSTKYVFKGEAPKGHH; from the coding sequence ATGTCCGACAAAAAGACCATTGAAGTCACCGCCCACGATCTGCCGCTGCACTGCCCGACGCCGAGCGTGGCGCTGTGGAGCCAGCATCCGCGCGTCTTCCTTGACGTGCTGAAGACCGGCGAAGTCACCTGCCCGTACTGCAGCACCAAGTACGTGTTCAAGGGCGAAGCCCCCAAGGGCCATCACTAA
- a CDS encoding YybH family protein, with protein sequence MSKSNAYATPEDLEQAFYETLTRGDADLMILLWAEEEETLCVHPTGIRLQGIVPIRESWRSIFGAARLRVQAEQVAHWQGSMLAIHHLTETLFIGDDPSPHGPLHVTHVYSRGAHGWRLVSRHASAADDGHQASAEAVSHTLH encoded by the coding sequence ATGAGCAAGTCCAATGCCTACGCCACGCCCGAAGACCTTGAGCAGGCCTTCTACGAAACCCTGACCCGCGGCGATGCCGACCTGATGATCCTGCTCTGGGCAGAGGAAGAAGAAACCCTGTGCGTGCACCCGACCGGCATTCGCCTGCAGGGCATCGTGCCGATCCGCGAAAGCTGGCGCAGCATCTTCGGTGCTGCCCGCCTGCGCGTCCAGGCCGAACAGGTCGCCCACTGGCAAGGCTCGATGCTGGCCATCCACCACCTGACCGAAACCCTGTTCATCGGCGACGACCCGAGCCCGCATGGCCCCTTGCATGTCACGCACGTCTATTCGCGCGGCGCGCACGGCTGGCGCCTGGTCAGCCGGCATGCTTCGGCCGCTGATGACGGCCACCAGGCGAGCGCCGAAGCCGTCTCGCACACGCTGCATTGA
- a CDS encoding c-type cytochrome, with the protein MKSKLLLALLTVALTGSAVAQVKPEDAIKYRQSGYVFMGWNMGRIKANVEGQYNKDEVIKAANAIQAIANSGMGALYLPGTDKGKGWEETRAKPEIWTDKEKMGKVATDFVREANEMAKVAATGDAAAVKMQLGKLGGTCKGCHDDFKVKK; encoded by the coding sequence ATGAAATCCAAGCTTTTGCTCGCTCTACTCACCGTCGCCCTGACTGGTTCTGCCGTCGCTCAGGTCAAGCCGGAAGATGCCATCAAGTACCGCCAGTCCGGCTATGTCTTCATGGGCTGGAACATGGGCCGCATCAAGGCCAATGTCGAAGGCCAGTACAACAAGGATGAAGTGATCAAGGCCGCCAACGCCATCCAGGCGATTGCCAACTCCGGCATGGGCGCGCTTTACCTGCCCGGTACCGACAAGGGCAAGGGCTGGGAAGAAACCCGTGCCAAGCCGGAAATCTGGACCGACAAGGAAAAGATGGGCAAGGTCGCTACCGACTTCGTGCGTGAAGCCAATGAAATGGCCAAGGTTGCCGCAACCGGCGATGCTGCTGCCGTCAAGATGCAGCTCGGCAAGCTGGGCGGTACCTGCAAGGGCTGTCATGACGACTTCAAGGTGAAGAAGTAA
- a CDS encoding DUF2322 family protein, which yields MSFAENLKKLPGISHLAAINLLDAEGGVVATIENKAGSQGSLAVYNHLAQTYGSINLEAAKKGIEIFAEHSEDERANPGKHPNIARLIAIENGGPALRVKHVFAV from the coding sequence ATGTCTTTCGCTGAAAACCTGAAGAAACTGCCCGGCATTTCGCATCTTGCCGCCATCAACCTGCTCGATGCCGAAGGCGGCGTCGTTGCGACGATCGAGAACAAGGCCGGCAGCCAGGGCTCGCTGGCGGTGTACAACCACCTGGCGCAGACCTATGGCTCGATCAACCTCGAAGCGGCGAAGAAGGGCATCGAAATTTTTGCCGAACACAGCGAGGACGAGCGGGCCAATCCGGGCAAGCACCCGAATATCGCCCGCCTGATCGCGATCGAGAACGGTGGCCCGGCGCTGCGCGTCAAGCACGTTTTTGCCGTCTGA
- a CDS encoding branched-chain amino acid transaminase: MSMSDRDGFIWQDGKLVPWREATTHVLTHSLHYGMGVFEGVRAYKTERGTAIFRLEDHTDRLFNSAHIFQMTMPYDKAAINEAHKEVLRANNLESGYIRPIAFYGSEKMGVSPKGAKVHVAIAAWPWGAYLGEEGMERGIRVKVSSFTRHHVNISMVRAKASGHYINSILANNEVTNEGYDEAMLLDPEGYVAEGAGENLFIVKKGKLYTPDLTSCLEGITRATVLQLAAELGLEVQEKRITRDEVYTCDEAFFTGTAAEVTPIRELDGRQIGIGRRGPITEKLQQKYFDVVYGRSAQHDGWLAYI; encoded by the coding sequence ATGTCCATGTCGGATCGCGACGGCTTTATTTGGCAAGACGGCAAACTGGTGCCCTGGCGCGAAGCCACCACCCACGTCCTCACCCACTCCCTGCATTACGGCATGGGCGTTTTCGAGGGCGTCCGTGCCTACAAGACCGAGCGCGGCACCGCCATCTTCCGTCTGGAAGACCATACCGACCGCCTGTTCAACTCCGCCCACATCTTCCAGATGACCATGCCTTACGACAAGGCCGCCATCAACGAAGCGCACAAGGAAGTGCTGCGCGCCAACAATCTCGAATCCGGCTACATCCGCCCGATCGCCTTCTATGGCTCGGAAAAGATGGGCGTTTCGCCGAAGGGCGCCAAGGTGCATGTCGCCATCGCCGCCTGGCCGTGGGGTGCCTACCTCGGTGAAGAAGGCATGGAACGCGGCATCCGCGTCAAGGTGTCGAGCTTCACCCGCCACCACGTCAATATCTCGATGGTGCGTGCCAAGGCTTCCGGCCACTACATCAATTCCATCCTGGCCAACAACGAAGTGACCAACGAAGGTTACGACGAAGCCATGCTGCTTGATCCGGAAGGCTACGTTGCCGAAGGCGCTGGCGAGAACCTCTTCATCGTCAAGAAAGGCAAGCTGTACACGCCGGACCTGACCTCCTGCCTGGAAGGCATCACGCGCGCCACGGTGCTGCAACTGGCGGCCGAACTCGGTCTCGAAGTCCAGGAAAAGCGCATCACCCGCGACGAAGTCTATACCTGCGATGAAGCCTTCTTCACCGGCACCGCCGCCGAAGTCACGCCGATCCGCGAACTCGACGGTCGCCAGATCGGCATCGGCCGCCGCGGTCCGATCACCGAGAAGCTGCAGCAGAAATATTTTGATGTCGTATACGGCCGCTCGGCCCAGCACGACGGCTGGCTGGCCTACATCTAA
- the purB gene encoding adenylosuccinate lyase: MTFNPLTALSPLDGRYAGKVDALREHFSEFGLIKSRLKVEIEWLKALAAEPHFTEIAPFSPSTVAELDALVANFSVEQAAEVKAEEAVTNHDVKALEYWIKKNTKNNAEVVKVSEFIHFACTSEDINNLSHALMCKGAREQGMLPMLDKLIERLRELAHVNAEVPMMSRTHGQPATPTTLGKEMANVAYRLQRARARIVAVELLGKINGAVGNYNAHLTAYPGYDWEGFAKRFVESLGLTFNPYTIQIEPHDALAELFDAFARTNSILIDLDRDIWGYISLGFFKQKVKAGEIGSSTMPHKVNPIDFENSEGNLGLANAMLKFLAEKLPVSRWQRDLTDSTVLRNMGVGLGYALLGYDSLLKGLSKLEVNADLMKADLDANWELLAEPIQTVMRRYAVPNAYEKLKELTRGTRVSRAGMQEFVSTLEIPEAAKAELLELTPWDYTGKAAELAKRI, translated from the coding sequence ATGACCTTCAATCCCCTGACTGCCCTTTCCCCGCTCGATGGCCGCTACGCCGGCAAGGTCGATGCCCTGCGCGAGCATTTTTCCGAGTTTGGCCTGATCAAGAGCCGTCTGAAGGTCGAGATCGAGTGGCTGAAGGCGCTCGCTGCCGAGCCGCATTTCACGGAAATTGCCCCGTTTTCGCCGTCGACCGTTGCCGAACTCGATGCGCTGGTTGCCAACTTCAGCGTCGAACAGGCCGCCGAAGTGAAGGCCGAGGAAGCCGTCACCAACCATGACGTCAAGGCGCTCGAATACTGGATCAAGAAGAACACCAAGAACAACGCCGAAGTGGTCAAGGTCAGCGAATTCATCCATTTCGCCTGCACTTCCGAAGACATCAACAACCTGTCGCACGCGCTGATGTGCAAGGGCGCCCGCGAGCAGGGCATGCTGCCGATGCTCGACAAGCTGATCGAGCGCCTGCGCGAACTGGCCCACGTCAACGCCGAAGTGCCGATGATGAGCCGCACGCACGGCCAGCCGGCAACGCCGACCACGCTCGGCAAGGAAATGGCCAACGTCGCCTACCGCCTGCAACGCGCCCGTGCCCGCATCGTCGCTGTCGAACTGCTCGGCAAGATCAACGGTGCAGTCGGCAACTACAACGCTCACCTGACCGCCTACCCGGGCTACGACTGGGAAGGCTTCGCCAAGCGCTTCGTCGAGTCGCTCGGCCTGACCTTCAACCCGTACACCATCCAGATCGAGCCGCATGACGCGCTGGCCGAGCTGTTCGATGCCTTCGCGCGCACCAACAGCATCCTGATCGACCTCGATCGCGACATCTGGGGCTACATCTCGCTCGGCTTCTTCAAGCAGAAGGTCAAGGCCGGCGAAATCGGTTCTTCAACCATGCCGCACAAGGTCAATCCGATCGACTTCGAAAACTCCGAAGGCAACCTCGGTCTGGCCAACGCGATGCTCAAGTTCCTCGCCGAAAAGCTGCCGGTTTCCCGCTGGCAGCGCGACCTGACCGATTCCACCGTGCTCCGCAACATGGGCGTCGGCCTCGGCTATGCGCTGCTCGGCTACGACTCGCTGTTGAAGGGCCTGTCCAAGCTGGAAGTGAACGCCGACCTGATGAAGGCCGACCTCGACGCCAACTGGGAACTGCTCGCCGAGCCGATCCAGACGGTGATGCGCCGCTACGCCGTGCCGAACGCCTACGAAAAGCTCAAGGAACTGACCCGCGGCACCCGCGTTTCGCGCGCCGGCATGCAGGAATTCGTGTCCACGCTGGAAATTCCGGAAGCCGCCAAGGCCGAGCTGCTCGAACTGACGCCGTGGGATTACACCGGCAAGGCCGCCGAACTGGCCAAACGCATCTAG
- a CDS encoding patatin-like phospholipase family protein, translating to MQGFLPKRRQLLGALLAAPLLADAATVPTGTARRLTVVLGGGSARGFAHIGVIKALEAGGIRPELIVGCSAGSLVGAFWAAGFTGFQMEELALRVKDSEIVDLVSGGSSTQRGMVTGRSLQSFVNQALQNRNIESLKTPFAAVATSYPSGEPVVFDKGDAGFAVRASCSIPGVFIPASDEGREYLDGGLVSPLPVATARKLGGDLVLAVDVGGADPAADDGHGLYNLLLRSFEIMSQSLRKREAADADILIRPDLSRIASTDFGARKALIAIGQQAGARLLPVIREKLATPRRRV from the coding sequence ATGCAAGGATTTTTACCCAAACGCCGCCAGTTGCTTGGTGCCTTGCTGGCGGCGCCGCTGCTTGCTGATGCGGCAACCGTTCCCACCGGTACGGCGCGGCGGCTGACCGTCGTGCTGGGTGGTGGCTCGGCCCGCGGCTTTGCCCATATCGGTGTGATCAAGGCGCTTGAAGCGGGTGGTATCCGGCCGGAGCTGATCGTCGGCTGCAGTGCCGGTTCGCTGGTTGGCGCTTTTTGGGCAGCTGGTTTCACTGGCTTCCAGATGGAAGAACTGGCGCTGCGCGTCAAGGACAGCGAAATTGTCGATCTGGTCAGTGGTGGCAGTTCTACACAACGCGGCATGGTGACCGGGCGCAGCCTGCAGTCCTTCGTCAATCAGGCGTTGCAGAATCGCAATATCGAATCGCTGAAGACGCCATTTGCCGCAGTGGCGACGAGTTATCCGAGTGGTGAGCCGGTGGTCTTCGACAAAGGCGATGCCGGTTTTGCCGTCCGTGCCTCCTGCTCCATTCCCGGAGTGTTCATTCCGGCCAGCGATGAGGGGCGGGAATATCTGGATGGCGGTCTGGTCAGCCCACTGCCGGTAGCGACCGCCCGCAAGCTGGGCGGTGATCTCGTACTGGCGGTTGATGTCGGTGGGGCGGATCCGGCGGCTGATGATGGTCACGGCCTCTACAACCTGCTGCTGCGCTCCTTCGAAATCATGAGCCAGTCCTTGCGTAAACGTGAGGCAGCAGATGCCGACATCCTGATCCGGCCCGACCTGAGCCGGATTGCCAGCACCGATTTTGGCGCCCGCAAGGCGCTGATTGCCATCGGTCAGCAAGCCGGGGCGCGTTTGTTGCCGGTGATCAGGGAAAAGCTGGCGACGCCAAGGCGTCGCGTTTGA
- the waaF gene encoding lipopolysaccharide heptosyltransferase II: MKKALIVAPSWIGDTIMAQPLLARLLARHPGLQLDALAPRWVAPVLQRMAEISEVIDSPFGHGQLSLKPRWQLARQLAARDYDAVYVLPNSLKSALVPFMAGIPQRIGFTGESRYGLINIRHTLDKAALPLMVERFAQLAEIPGGALARPVSYPRIRSTAGERQKTLDELGLERPARIVAFCPGAEYGPAKRWPAAHFAALAKKLAEQGCAIWLFGSPKDHAVAEEIAQLAPCLCRNLCGATSLAQAVDLLAMADLVVCNDSGLMHVAAALDRPLVTLYGSSSPGFTPPLSDQADILSLQLACSPCFKRECPLGHLDCLNRLTPEMVLAACLKRISR, translated from the coding sequence ATGAAGAAGGCACTGATCGTCGCCCCGTCCTGGATCGGCGACACCATCATGGCGCAGCCGCTGTTGGCGCGCCTGCTGGCCAGGCATCCCGGACTGCAGCTCGACGCCCTGGCCCCACGCTGGGTGGCCCCGGTTCTGCAGCGCATGGCCGAAATCAGCGAGGTCATCGACAGCCCGTTCGGGCACGGCCAGCTCTCGCTGAAGCCGCGCTGGCAACTGGCCCGGCAGCTGGCGGCCCGCGACTACGATGCCGTCTATGTCCTGCCCAATTCGCTCAAGTCGGCACTCGTTCCGTTCATGGCCGGCATCCCGCAACGCATCGGCTTTACCGGTGAGTCGCGCTACGGCCTGATCAATATCCGCCACACGCTCGACAAGGCCGCCCTGCCGCTAATGGTCGAACGTTTCGCACAACTGGCTGAAATTCCTGGTGGCGCCTTGGCGCGCCCGGTTTCCTATCCGCGCATCCGGTCGACCGCTGGCGAACGGCAAAAAACACTGGACGAACTCGGCCTCGAACGCCCGGCACGCATCGTCGCCTTCTGCCCGGGCGCCGAATACGGGCCGGCGAAGCGCTGGCCGGCCGCGCACTTCGCCGCCCTGGCTAAAAAGCTGGCTGAACAGGGTTGTGCCATCTGGCTGTTCGGCTCGCCAAAGGACCATGCGGTCGCCGAGGAAATCGCGCAACTGGCCCCCTGCCTGTGTCGCAACCTGTGCGGTGCGACCTCGCTGGCCCAGGCGGTCGACCTGCTGGCAATGGCCGATCTGGTGGTCTGCAACGATTCCGGCCTGATGCATGTCGCCGCGGCGCTCGACCGCCCGCTGGTGACGCTTTACGGCTCCTCGTCGCCCGGCTTCACGCCACCGCTCTCCGACCAGGCCGACATCCTCAGCCTGCAACTCGCATGCAGCCCCTGCTTCAAGCGCGAATGCCCGCTTGGCCACCTCGATTGTCTCAACCGGCTGACGCCCGAGATGGTGCTCGCCGCCTGCCTGAAACGGATTTCCCGATGA
- a CDS encoding OmpA family protein: MNFRSLVRPVSTLAAMAAILLLAACATTPPPAPRVTLAVAQVERGVMVWLPDSVLFEFGKSALDLNAAGPYLDRVAQLLKEKSTSDILLEGHTDNIGNAAANLTLSQRRADVVRDVLLVRGVPEARMKVVGLGLSQPLAPNDTETGRKLNRRVELILLGERLENLKRGEPDNAFEEAFDRLKRLLEQPQGKS; this comes from the coding sequence ATGAATTTTCGTTCCCTTGTTCGTCCTGTTTCCACGCTGGCCGCCATGGCGGCCATCTTGCTGCTTGCGGCTTGTGCCACAACGCCGCCACCGGCGCCGCGGGTGACCCTGGCGGTCGCCCAGGTCGAGCGCGGGGTGATGGTCTGGCTGCCGGATAGCGTGCTTTTCGAGTTTGGCAAGTCGGCTCTTGATCTCAATGCGGCCGGGCCGTATCTCGACCGGGTTGCCCAATTGCTGAAAGAGAAGTCGACCAGCGATATCCTGCTTGAGGGGCATACCGACAATATTGGTAACGCGGCTGCCAATCTGACGTTGTCGCAGCGCCGGGCCGATGTGGTTCGCGATGTGCTGCTGGTGCGTGGCGTACCGGAGGCTCGGATGAAGGTGGTGGGGCTTGGTCTGAGTCAGCCGCTCGCGCCCAATGACACGGAAACCGGACGCAAGCTGAATCGTCGGGTCGAGCTTATCCTGCTGGGCGAGCGTCTGGAAAACCTGAAGCGCGGAGAACCGGATAATGCCTTTGAAGAGGCATTTGATCGCCTCAAGCGCCTGCTTGAACAGCCGCAAGGCAAGAGCTGA
- a CDS encoding YheT family hydrolase — protein MSPAAKPYHAPAWLPGGHAQTIWPLLIKPTPLKLRRERWTTPDGDFIDVDHLDAPPGAPVLVLFHGLEGSARSHYAISTARACRKAGWHFVLPHFRGCSGELNRQPRAYHSGDSAEIDWILRRLHHANQGGRLHAAGVSLGGNALLKWAGERGETAAELVTGIAAMCAPLDLAGCGHHLARGFNRLYTQHFLKTLKAVSAARLQRFPGLFDAVRMRQAINLYQFDDAVTAPVHGFAGADDYWARASAKPWLASIRVPALAVNPKNDPFLPAHHLPSQAEVGSCVRLEQPAEGGHVGFVSGPFPGNLDWLPQRLLHFFRHQTS, from the coding sequence TTGAGCCCGGCCGCCAAGCCTTACCACGCCCCGGCCTGGCTGCCCGGCGGCCATGCCCAGACCATCTGGCCACTGCTGATCAAGCCCACGCCGCTGAAGCTGCGGCGCGAGCGCTGGACTACCCCGGATGGCGACTTCATTGACGTAGACCACCTCGACGCGCCACCCGGTGCTCCGGTCCTGGTGCTCTTTCATGGCCTCGAAGGCAGTGCCCGCAGCCACTACGCGATTTCAACGGCACGTGCCTGCCGGAAGGCTGGCTGGCATTTCGTGCTGCCGCATTTTCGCGGCTGTTCCGGCGAACTGAATCGCCAGCCACGCGCCTACCATTCCGGCGATTCGGCTGAAATCGACTGGATCCTGCGCCGGCTGCACCATGCCAATCAGGGCGGCCGCCTGCATGCCGCCGGTGTCTCGCTCGGCGGCAATGCGCTGCTCAAATGGGCCGGCGAACGGGGCGAAACAGCAGCAGAACTGGTCACCGGCATTGCCGCGATGTGCGCTCCGCTCGACCTCGCCGGTTGTGGCCACCATCTGGCACGCGGGTTCAACCGCCTTTACACGCAGCACTTCCTGAAAACCCTGAAAGCCGTCTCGGCCGCCCGCCTGCAGCGCTTTCCCGGACTCTTCGACGCCGTCCGCATGCGGCAGGCGATCAACCTTTACCAGTTTGACGATGCCGTCACCGCGCCGGTGCATGGCTTTGCCGGCGCCGACGACTACTGGGCTCGCGCTTCCGCCAAACCCTGGCTGGCCTCGATCCGCGTCCCCGCCCTGGCGGTCAACCCGAAAAATGACCCGTTTTTGCCGGCACACCATCTGCCCAGCCAGGCAGAGGTCGGCTCTTGCGTCCGCCTCGAACAGCCGGCCGAAGGAGGGCATGTCGGCTTTGTCAGCGGCCCGTTTCCGGGAAACCTGGACTGGTTGCCGCAACGCCTGCTGCATTTCTTCCGGCATCAAACGTCGTAG